One genomic segment of Hordeum vulgare subsp. vulgare chromosome 2H, MorexV3_pseudomolecules_assembly, whole genome shotgun sequence includes these proteins:
- the LOC123428213 gene encoding pentatricopeptide repeat-containing protein At1g10270-like, whose protein sequence is MAAPYRRLLLLRRFSISISQSHLAPHPQPAPLFPLARHFAFSSAEEAAAERRRRKRRLRIEPPLHALRRDPSTPPPPRDPNAPRLPDTTSSLVGPRLSLHNRVQALIRSGDLDGAAAASRAAVSSRVRPTVFTCNAVAASMVRAGRPDDAVALFAFFFRRSNIVPNVVSYNTLILAHCDAARVDDALQAYQEMLDGVTSFSPSSVSYRHLTKGLVAAGRVQDALDLLRDMLNRGQGADSIVYKNLIDGYVALDDWDKAFELFDELREKATVYDGVVHTSFMEGYWKKGMDKEAMDSYSSLLDRKFKMTPATCNVLLQTLFSHDKHKEAHDLWETMIDNHSPPSFIGVNSESYTVMVNQCFKEGRFQDAIEVFHRQPTKNVQMDVACFNNIIGKLCENGMLAEAEQLFQEMESKSVLPDVYTYTYLVDSCFKDGRVDDTMQYFHKMADGREHGPKFNIAFFNRMFQGLTEAGRIDDALKVYGRMSDKEIKPSTGTFEILVKASCKEGELDRARDLVRDMARGGVAAPPEFRECIVEIFRTADRQEEIEQAFEEKPVPPPPPPRPEYRPRSVPGFASNQTPGSYAPNQGKPGYGSPQPFHHGNAVPQILRPEGMSSEPRQTVFGNQQVQKTEVGAPNTSEYGLPSPHGTPPGTSQPQGQSPEFGTSRPWQQAAGASQVQQPKFSSDSPVQSGFGTPQPQQSTHVAHQTQHAGFGTPRPWQTGYGSQQGQQPGYGSQQAQQPGYGSHQTLQPGYGSHQAQQPGYGSHQAQQPGYGSHQAQQPRYGSQQVQQLGYGSQQVQQPGYGSQQAQQPRYGSQQAQQPGYGSQQVQQQGYVSHQGQQPGYVSHQAQQPGYGSHQAQQPGYGSHQAQQPAYSYQAQQPRYGAHQAEQTGYGSYQARQPGYGAPQPSRPPFSLPEAPQSGVGSNRSLPSHGHIKNQHDQFGSLPQGGQKVETQPGSGIAQSLPNNGHIGNQHDQFGSGGIKFSTQSPQEDFGTQASDEVAVKYAERF, encoded by the coding sequence ATGGCGGCGCCCTACCGCCGTctgctcctcctccgccgcttctccatctccatctcccaATCCCACCTCGCCCCGCACCCCCAGCCCGCCCCTCTGTTCCCTCTCGCCCGCCACTTCGCCTTCTCCTCCGCGGAGGAGGCCGCGgccgagcgccgccgccgcaaGCGCCGCCTCCGCATCGAGCCGCCGCTGCACGCCCTCCGCCGCGACCCCTCCACCCCGCCGCCCCCGCGCGACCCCAACGCGCCCCGCCTCCCCGACACCACCTCCTCCCTGGTCGGCCCGCGCCTCAGCCTCCACAACCGCGTCCAGGCCCTCATCCGGTCCGGCGACCTCGACggggccgccgccgcctcccgcgcGGCCGTCTCCTCGCGCGTCCGCCCCACCGTCTTCACCTGCAACGCGGTCGCCGCCTCCATGGTCCGCGCCGGCCGGCCCGACGACGCCGTCGCCCTCTTCGCCTTCTTCTTCCGCCGCTCCAACATCGTCCCCAACGTCGTCTCCTACAACACCCTTATCCTCGCCCACTGCGACGCCGCCCGCGTCGACGACGCGCTCCAGGCATACCAGGAGATGCTCGACGGCGtcacctccttctccccctcctcggtCTCCTACCGCCACCTCACCAAGGGCCTCGTCGCCGCCGGCCGCGTCCAGGACGCCCTCGACCTCCTCCGTGACATGCTCAACCGCGGCCAGGGCGCCGACTCCATCGTCTACAAGAACCTCATCGACGGCTACGTCGCCCTGGACGACTGGGACAAGGCCTTCGAGCTCTTCGATGAGCTCCGGGAGAAGGCCACCGTCTACGACGGCGTCGTGCACACCAGCTTCATGGAGGGCTACTGGAAGAAAGGCATGGACAAGGAGGCCATGGACAGCTACAGCTCCCTTCTGGACAGGAAGTTCAAGATGACGCCGGCCACCTGCAACGTGCTGctccagacactcttcagccacgACAAGCACAAGGAGGCGCACGACCTGTGGGAGACCATGATCGACAACCATAGCCCGCCGAGCTTCATTGGCGTCAACAGCGAGTCCTACACTGTCATGGTCAACCAGTGCTTCAAGGAGGGCAGGTTCCAGGACGCCATCGAGGTGTTCCACAGGCAGCCGACGAAGAATGTGCAGATGGACGTCGCCTGCTTCAACAACATCATCGGGAAGCTCTGCGAGAACGGGATGCTAGCAGAGGCGGAGCAGCTCTTCCAGGAGATGGAGAGCAAGTCAGTGCTTCCAGACGTTTACACCTACACTTACCTCGTCGACTCGTGCTTCAAGGATGGCCGTGTGGATGACACCATGCAGTATTTCCACAAAATGGCGGACGGGAGGGAGCATGGGCCAAAGTTCAACATCGCTTTCTTCAATCGGATGTTTCAAGGGCTTACAGAAGCTGGCCGGATTGATGATGCCTTGAAGGTGTATGGAAGGATGTCTGACAAGGAGATTAAGCCATCCACGGGCACCTTTGAGATCCTGGTTAAGGCGTCCTGTAAGGAAGGGGAATTGGATAGAGCGCGAGACCTGGTGAGGGACATGGCCAGAGGAGGTGTTGCCGCTCCTCCTGAGTTCCGTGAGTGTATTGTTGAGATTTTCAGGACTGCTGATCGCCAGGAAGAGATCGAGCAAGCTTTTGAAGAAAAGCcagtgccaccacctcctccgccaaGGCCAGAGTATCGCCCTCGGAGTGTACCTGGATTTGCATCTAATCAGACGCCGGGTAGCTACGCACCTAACCAAGGCAAGCCGGGCTATGGTTCTCCTCAACCATTTCATCATGGCAATGCTGTACCTCAAATCCTGCGACCTGAGGGGATGTCTTCCGAACCCCGTCAGACTGTGTTTGGAAACCAGCAAGTTCAGAAAACAGAAGTTGGTGCTCCTAATACATCAGAATATGGGCTTCCTTCCCCTCATGGAACACCACCTGGGACGTCCCAGCCTCAAGGTCAATCGCCGGAGTTTGGTACCTCTCGCCCTTGGCAGCAAGCAGCTGGTGCTTCTCAAGTGCAACAACCTAAATTTAGCTCGGATTCACCGGTGCAGTCTGGATTTGGTACTCCTCAACCGCAACAATCAACACATGTCGCTCATCAGACTCAACATGCTGGGTTTGGCACACCTCGTCCATGGCAGACAGGCTATGGCTCTCAGCAAGGGCAGCAGCCCGGGTATGGCTCTCAGCAAGCGCAGCAGCCAGGGTATGGCTCTCACCAAACACTGCAGCCCGGATATGGCTCTCACCAAGCGCAGCAGCCAGGGTATGGCTCTCACCAAGCGCAGCAGCCAGGGTATGGCTCTCACCAAGCGCAGCAGCCCAGGTATGGCTCTCAGCAAGTGCAACAGCTAGGATATGGCTCTCAGCAAGTGCAACAACCGGGATATGGCTCTCAGCAAGCGCAGCAGCCCAGATATGGCTCTCAGCAAGCGCAGCAACCAGGGTATGGCTCTCAGCAAGTGCAGCAGCAAGGGTATGTCTCTCACCAAGGGCAGCAGCCAGGGTATGTCTCTCACCAAGCGCAGCAGCCAGGGTATGGATCTCACCAAGCACAGCAGCCAGGGTATGGATCTCATCAAGCGCAACAGCCTGCGTATAGCTACCAAGCGCAACAGCCAAGGTATGGCGCTCACCAAGCGGAACAGACAGGGTATGGCTCTTATCAAGCACGGCAGCCTGGGTATGGTGCACCTCAGCCATCACGTCCTCCTTTTAGTCTTCCTGAAGCACCACAATCTGGCGTTGGCAGTAATCGGAGTCTACCAAGCCATGgccatataaaaaatcagcatgaTCAGTTTGGATCTCTTCCTCAGGGCGGACAAAAGGTTGAAACTCAGCCAGGTTCTGGCATTGCTCAGAGCCTGCCAAACAATGGCCACATTGGAAACCAACATGATCAGTTTGGATCGGGTGGAATAAAATTTAGCACCCAGTCACCTCAAGAGGACTTTGGTACTCAGGCATCAGATGAAGTGGCTGTCAAGTACGCTGAGCGATTCTAA